The DNA region TGAATTCAATGTGGTCTGACGTGTTGGCCTTTTCTGAGCATCCTCCTGCCCTCATCCACAGCAGGAAGGCAGCGATACAAACCCACATCCTGAAGAAGAAACTGGACTGTGTTCTCtgagatgaaaaataaatatttcgtaCATTTGTATATATTATGACACAAAGAACAAGAACACAGTGGTCTGAGCAAAAAGGCAAACATGGTTGACTTCAGTGACACAGCTATTTGAACACTGTGCTCAGACTAcagctgtgttttcttttttcacaagtGTTAGTTTGACTTTAATTCTGATACAATTTGCTCATAATTGTCAATAAGAACACATTAGCCTCTGCAAAAAGATCCAAGCAGAGACAAGGAACAAGGTAGTCTTCGGTTACCTGAGAAAGTAGAGCTGGGGTgcaaaaaggttcaactttTGTCCTTCCAAGAGACAAACACTTTAGTAACCACAGCTAAACCCGTGGTGAAAGCAAAGAAAGCCATTTTTATACTTTACCACTACTACTATTCAGAAACGTAACGTTATGTGATGCTAGTTTTTAAGCTAGCTTTGTTAGCTGCCTACTGTTGGGTATTCGTCCATGTCTCAAAGCTAAAAGCTAACATTATCTTGTATTTgctcaaaataaatgtgtcggTGTCTGTCCGTGGTAAATGTAGGTCACACAAAGATATACTTCGCAATGTTATTGTTCTTTTAATTCTCTTAAAAGAAAGATGCTCAATCAATGCTCGAGTTATAAGAGTTAACATGGCACTTCCTGTTATAGTTTCAGAATAAAACGCGTAACTTAAACGATTTCGGTTTTGGGGTGAAAATCATCTTAAGAAATAACTCACAATGTAATATAATATCATAAATAAGGTAACTTCTTCTTTAAACGTGCTGTTATTTGAATCAACGTGTTGCTTTTCGTGATTAGCTATAATGTATGCCTTTATTTTGATAGCTCCAAGACTCTAAAATCGTTGGATTTTCCTAACTTGAAGCAACTCGGGAGAAACGTCCAATGAGCCCCATTTGAACCAATCAGATCAGGGAATAGTTTTCAGTTAAACAAACGACCAATCACAAGATCGCAGGGGGCGGGCACGTTCGCAGCTGACATAATCGAAAGCCAATGAGGTGAGCAATGCGTGGAGGTTGGGTGGCCGTTTTAGCCAATGGAATTGTAAACTGGATAAATGGGCGTGGTTGTTTTGATTACAGAAATATTTCTCAGAAACTGGCTGTCTTCTGTGGCTCTGCAGTCAGCTGTTTCTTATGAAAGTAATGCTGGTAACGAGCCAAAATGGCGATCCTTAAAGCGCTAGTTTCCGTTTTTATTGGGAACAAGGGGGTGGGTCTTAAACTGCATCACAGCTGATCTGGAGGTTTTTCCCCCCtcaagttgtttttttgcagAGCGCAGCTTTGCAGACAATCACAGGGACACCTCtgtcttgttttctttcttgttaTTTTTAACCCAGCGCCTTTTAAAACTATATaattgtttttcctctttggtTTTGCCATTTGAAACCCCAGACTAGTTTAAGAATGCCACTTATTTCCAGAAGAAACTGCTTTTATCACAAATATCATTGTCTTTTTGTCATCCACGGTGAATTTAGCCCAGGTTTGACCCACTTTTAGCGTCTTTGCCTTCAAAGCATCTCGTGTTAGTGCGAATCGCCAGTGGAGATGTTTTCGGCAGGAGAGGAGCTTGATTCCCGTTTGTTTACTTCACTAAAGGAGTCATCCGGAGATGCAATCTCCCCAAGACTGGAGCTCAGTTTGACAACCATCTACACCGTCCTCTACtctttcctctttgttttcGTGTACCTGCAGCTCTGGCTCATTTTGCACTACGGCCACAAGCGCTTCAGCTATCagagtgtgtttttgtttctgtgtttgctgTGGGCAGCGCTGAGAAcgaccctcttctctttctaCTTTAAAAATGTGGTGCAGGCCAACCAGCTGCAGCCTCTGGCCTACTGGCTGCTCTACTGCTGCCCCGTCTGCCTACAGTTCTTCACCCTCTGCCTGCTCAACCTCTACTTCACACAGGTAAGGCTTCATGTTCGTGACAGATGTGGTTTAAACAGGCAAGTTTCCTTCCCATACCTCTAAATGGCATTGTCCTTCTCCTGTGTGGCACTGCTCACTCCTTTGGAGGATGGCTAATGTCCTGTGGGCAGAAATCTTGCCAAGGAAACTAACCATGTTATCTTAAGGACAATTATTTCTCAATGTGCAGTTATCAAAACTACATCTCCCAGGAGGCTTCTGTGGCCTGCTGCGTTCAGTGTGCCTCTGGAAGTCAGAACTCAAAATCATTCTACCTCTCAAGATGTTTTATTGGATCAAGATTTGACAAAATCTCCGGCTCTTGGTCTGAATCATACCTTATTGGGCATTCTTACAAGGTGACTTCTTAGCCATTTTACTTATCTGCTGGTGTGCCCCAAGGCTTTGTACTGGGACCCATTGTCTTTTTGGTAAACTACATAATCTCCTTGGACCCTGTCGTTTGCTGTCATGGCTTCTCACATCATTGCTACGTAGATGAAACCTAACTGTATCGACCATTCCCACCAGATTACCCAGAATTTCAGCATGACCCTCAGCTTGTCTCTCTGACCTTCAGCTAAATCTCTCAAAGGCTGAGCTTTTAGTCGTCATCTGTCTCTACAACAAGGAACCCGGCTGTCTTTTTCAGACCGTTTTTATTTTACTCCTCGAAGAATCCAATGCAGTAAGATCTGAACTGAAGACCATATTAGCATATACAGACTTCTTATATCAGTGGGTGTAATGATTTAGATCGGGGTGTGACTGCTGTGTCAAATCACTGAATTTAATATTCCAACCTTGACTTTAAAGTCATTAAACCCGGCTACGAAGTAGTCCTCCACATAAACCGATGGAAAAACCACAGCTTGTTGTTTTGCGCTCTTTGCTTTTTGCACAAAGCAAACGGGATACAACTCCTCCTTCACTGTAGtcacaagcttcttttttttaattgagtcCAAAGTGTGGGTTTACATGTCAGGTTGGCCCAGCAAGGTAACCTTGAACTTAAATGTGTGTTTGCATAGCTTCTGTAACAGCAAAGCAGCTGCCCAGGCTGGTGTTTCAAAGGTGGTCACCACTGCCGTGCACGTACTGCCGTGCAGTGGGGCCGAGTGGAAGAAACTCTGGAGACGGTTTGTGTCCGGGTGTGAGATGGGCTGTGCTCTCACAAATCAGTAAGTGGGCTCAGCTGTTCAGTCCCAGTTGGCTCAAAATGTCAAGAAGaagtacctgtgtgtgtgtgtgtgtgtgtgtgtgtgtgtgtgtgtgtgtgtgtgtgtgtggcaccACAGCTCAATTACTGCTTCAAAGAAAAGCACAGCGAAGCACAAAAGGGAAGGAAACTCGTCTAATTTCTGGCTGAATGGTGATTTAGCAACGCACCTCCCTGCGTGGTATGACTGCTGAATAAACATCATGAGCCCTCAGCTGATCTCTGGCCATTTACTGCATGCAAACCAAAGCTGCTTTCAGTAGAAGGAACCCACGATGCACAGAAACTGACTCACATCCCATGTTTGGCATCGACAGgagtcctttctttttttttgcttttatacATAGGAGTGTTCCTCCACATCTTCTTATCCGCTCATTATTTCCTTTAAAATAGAAAAGCATGTGACCGGCCGGCTGTGTGAGCAAACGTTTCCTGCTCGTGGTTTCATGTCTGGCCAGTTCAGGTCTGAGTTATAAATCAGATTCATTATTTCTTTCACAGCTCAAACTGGAAGCTGCCTTTGAGTTTAATATTTACCGGCTAACTTTGACCGTTGTTGTCATTTTAGCCAGTCAGAATTACACAATCCTTTTTAATAACGACATGATGTAATTCTAACCGATGAATTATAGCCTCTGTTTTCCATCAGTCTGGTGGCAGCTGAACACATCGTTACTACTACTAGTAGCTACTCTCCTTTGTCCCAGTTGTACGCACGAGAAGGCATTAATTACTttcagaaaatgtttaaaacattcaGCTGCTTCCAACTTACTCTGTGGGCGATGATGGTACACGTAAgtacagctgaattcactgctcAGGCGTTgtttttaagttacttgaatacTGATTTTTGTCAGCTGAGGTTATAAAAggaggattttattagagcagatcGATGGTTTGGGACCGATTTCAGTGACCACGAGTTGACACGCAGTCATAAtgagctgattttcagtcacatttggtcgtctgacaaaagacagaaagtATGTGAATGAGAGCGGCTTCATCTGGATTTCAGTTATATTAAAATACACTTTTTTACAAAAAGGTCTAAAAAGATTcaactttgaagcaaacataaagcACAGAGGCCCATCCATAATACTGTATTTTCATCTCGCTTTGAGAGGCTTTATTTTGTACCATTTCTGCCGGACTGACATGTTTTATGTCCATTTTAAAAGTGCAGCTTTGGTCTGACTGAAACATCGATTTAGCTTTTAATTCTTTTGGAGAGTTTGTTACAAAACGATGAGCCTGAACCCATCAAAGACCATCTTTGGTggatgctctttttatacccaaacCTGGCACCCTCGCCTAAACGCGGTTATTTGCATATTCTATAaacttttctgtctttatttgcCTCGATGGACTTCTTCTAAGTGTGTTGCTGCATTCAGTTCTAGAGTTCTTTAAATATTCATGTACAATGTAAAATTCATGTAAAACTTCccaacagtttaaaaaatgaagCTTGTATGTTATGCAACGATATCTTTACATCTTTAGATTTAAGATATTCAAAAAGGATCATTTAGATATCATGAAATCTATATTTCATTCATCATTTGTTATCTTTTGGGTTTTTGGAGCCTTTGTTTCAGTGTGGAACAGTGGGTGGTTTTCTGCAGTCAGACATTTGAAAAGAGGTTGTTTCATCAGCTCATAGATGCTCACAGATGAGACCTGAGTATTGCTTTGTTTTAAAAGGACACCCCGGGTGAGAACCAGCATCTTTACCTGTATCCATCAGCCGGATTGAGAGACTGCACGGCACTGTGAACGTGACGCAATCAGATTATCTCTTTTATCCTATACCTTGGAAATATTGGGTTTAGTTACATAACTGAATGGAAAATCCTCACACATGACAAACTAGAGCCGGATAATGTTTAACATTTCTGCTCTAAAAATATCCAGAATAATTAGCTGCCACGGTTAAGCAGATCCATTCATCAAATCCTTTCAGATTCACTCGCACATACGTGTGATTAAAGTTAAAACCGGGGAACTCGGGAGTCTAAAATATGTTTTAGCAAAGCCGTATTAATGAGTGACTAATGATTTGTTCAACCGGTGTCACACGCAGGTTTTGTATTAGCACATAAGTGATGAAGAGCGCTATTTACCCTTGAACTCTATGAAAGCGGACGGGTATTACGCCACAACTCGCACATGCATGTGTGGAAATGGTGGTTTTCTGATGAGTCAGGCGTCAGTCCTGCCCTGTGATTTACTTCCTCCTGTTGCACACCCCTTCCTGCAGAAAACAAGGGTCCTTCTGCAGAGATAAAGTGTTTATTCTCTGTGCACTGAAAGAAAACCTGTCATTCTGGGGCAGACGTGGACATTTAGAGGCTACAAATCGCCTCGTTCTGGTCTACTTTCACGTGTGTTGTTGCGTTTATCAAACAGAATAGTAGCCACCGTTATATCGTTCTAAATTCGAGCATTTGCAGCGTCAGACAGTAAAGAGAGTGAACATATTTGTGCTCGTCTCGTTTCCTAAAAgccaaataaagtacattttggTAAACAACTTTCAAAACCTCGTCTTTAACGGGGTAACTTGGGTAATCCTGATCGGTTGAGGCCACTGTCCCGGATTTTGCACACACAAACTGAAGCTGTGCAAACTTTATATGGTTGTGATAACGTGCTGACAACCCTGTGACCAGCAGCCCGTGCAAAGTTTTCGATGCAATTAAATGCATATTTAAGGATTTTTACTTGTTGTATAAGGTCAGTTTTAGTcagtttttcattgttttacaAGCTAAAGCTCATGTGAATGTTACAAAAGCCGGCAGATACTGAGATACTGCTCTGGAGCCCTATTATATTGCTTTATATGTTTGCTGCAAACATGGGCATTTTTTATACAGTAAAAACTTTTACTCTTTATAAAGACAGGTGCTGTGTCTGGTTTAATGTGTGGGAATATATCCCAACATACTGCAGATGTCACATTCAGTGCTCTGGTTGTGTCAGAGTACAGTTTTATCGTCTTAGAGGGACATTGAGtcattaaataaaacagaaaacagggAACAAAAGGTTGGGGAAGGTCTGGAAAATGTGAAGAAGACTGATTCTTTTCCCAGCCAGCAGTGATCACCTTCAAAGCACACAGTACTATGATATTTCATGTTTAGTCTGGTCAACTTATTTTAATTTATGATGAAAATAACAGTAAAGATCATTAAAAATGGATGTGTATCCATGTTTACATTTCAGACCTGGAAGTAACCGGTTCTGACTTGCATTTTGCTGAATGTCTCATACGGTGTAATGcacaaaaaaagctgtttttgtcctgttttgAATCATTCTCGACCTTCATTGGAGGAATGGAAACAAGTTTTATTGAATCCAGTCCGAGATGGCAAACAAAACACTCCTGAGGCCGACATAAGAGTGGATGAAAATCCATCTTCTTTCTCACAACACTTAAAATACCACCTGAAGCATTTCAGGTTTCACTGTGTCACATTCTCCTGGTTTCCCTTATTAAAGGtatatttcaggtttttgaaGCTGGTTTGTATGAAGTACTTTGGAGTAAATGATTTGAAGAATCAGACGCTTTCCTAAAGCTAAAGCTTCCCACAAGGGGGCCTGCTTAAAGACCCCATCTCTTCCAACTGAAAGCACTTTTTAGGAATGATTTCACATTGCGCCACTTCTGCAAAATGAAGTCAGATCGGGTCACTTTATGTTCACTTTTAGCAATAAAAGACCCGTTTGTCCCCCTTTTGTTCCTTCCTGACCGAAGCAAAGCAACTCAAATCATTTCTAAGATGTTGCATCTGGTATATGTTTCTGACACTTTTTATGCTATTTAAGCACAGCTGATGTATAATCCTTTGTAAATGTTCAGTATGGCTCTAAACAGCTGACATGTACAGAGTAGAAGTCACGCTTTGATCTTGATATCTGAGGCAGAACGTTAGAAACGGTACGTTTTTTATTTGATTAGGTCATTTGAAGCCAGGCTGAAAAATGGTGTGTGGCTTCGTACATAAACACTTTCATGTAATCTGGCTTTGTTTTTGGCTTTGGCCTTCTTATTCTTCTTGTGTGATTTAAAGTCATGCTACACACAGCTGTGTGTTTGCTTACTTCACTGACATGCAGGAATCTCCCCGAGCTCCGTTAAAGTTCACACTCTTCTCCTAAAACAAACCCACCGAGCCTCTCTGCCTTTCTCTGCCTCGACATTAGTGAAAAATAAGATTACGAGCGTGAGTTGTTTTCATATTTCTGATCTCTCTTATCTTTCTGCAGGTGATGTTTAAGGCTAAAGCCAAGTATTCACCAGAGCTCACTAAATACAAGTAAGTCCTGGATTGTTTGGACTAAAATTAGAAAAGTGTTGCATGATTTTACTCACtaatcatcaccttttccttcttatccttcccttcccttccacATAAACACAATCAGAGCTTCATAGCTTCAGCACATGGCACCTTAACTAGTTGTAATGAGTGAATAAAGtcccgttttgtgtctgttttttttaccaaactCTTTCTCTTTGCAGGGTTCCTCTGCGTTTGTTCTTCCTGTGTCTCGGTATATTTTTTCTGGTGGTGAATTTAACTTGTGCGTTGTTGGTGCAAGGAGCTCTGGTGCACTCTGAACCGCCAACGTAAGCACAAATAAGATGGATGCCAGTCATGCCTGTTCATTTTCTAACATGCAGCTTTGAAATGAGAGCGAACGCTTGACTGTGGTGCCAATCTTTTTGTGTCCAGTGATGGTGAAATCCGACATGCAGTCTTGGCCCGCGTCCTGATCAACGACAGCCTGTTTGTTTTGTGCGCCATATCTCTGGCTGTTTGCATTTTCAAGATCGCCAAGATGTCCTCTGCCAATGTTTACCTGGAGTCCAAGGTAGAAAAGCACAGACGCTTCTATCAATACAAAAAGTTTCGAAACACGAAAATGCATCTGGAGTCACTTCTGATCGGATATCTGTTCCTCTCTCTCTCAGAggctctgtgttttttttgcttaaatTGAAATGCAGTTTTTGAGGGCCAAAGGGGGGGTCGGCTCTTCATAGGCGATGCCATAAGTGTGAGTTTATATTCAAACGGTGTAAACCAAGCAGAAGTAGATGCACCGAAGAAAAATAAACCGGAAACAAAGAACAACAGCGAGGAAGATGGTGCAACTCTCtgcagaagaaataaaaaaataagttgaAACCAGCTGGAAGGCCCCCTATCATCAGATATACTGGGGTCAAAAATTGAGTTAATTACATGGCTCAGTCCAGCTATAACCGTAGCATGTATTAGTTTTTCTggtatgctttttttaaaatactgaatcatgttactgacctgttgccaattaacccAATCAACTGTGACTGCTAGCTTGTAATTCCACAGCTGGCCACCGGGTGGTGATATTTAGTCAATTCTGTGGAAAAATGGCAGCTAAAGTCTTCTGATGCTAACTTAGGCTAAGCCACATTAGCACAAGCGTCCTGCAGCTTACAAGAAAACCCATAAGGACCTGATGCTTGtgtcatttttatttcaacTATATTTAGCAGTGCTGCTAAACTATATCTGCTGCAAAGGAAAGCTAATTATTTTAAAGTATGTGAACACGATGTTGCTATGATGTAAACACAGGAAGAAGCTTAGATTTATGCCCCTGAAATCTAGATTTCTGGCCTATAAAGAGCTGTTTTTGTAATGCTTGTGCATCAAATCTGTGACTTATATCTAACATTACATCACAGGACGGTAGTGGACTGATGCTCAAGCTTGTTTTGACACAATGAATCTTCCTGCAGGGTACATCAGTGTGCCAAGCGACAGCTATAGGAGCCGTGGTGATTCTCCTCTACACATCCAGAGCCTGTTACAACCTCGTGGTGGTGGCGATGTCCCCACAGGACAGACCAAGTCCCTTTAATTATGGCTGGTACAGCGTCTCAGATCAGGTAATGTGACCAAGTGACCAAGTATTGTAGATGGGAGATATATATCTAAAGccagagaaccagagtttgtggaCAACCCAGAGCAATGCTTAGTGGGGTAAAGGGCTTTGTCTGGCTATAAAtaactctgagtgtgtgtgtgtgtgtattgaccTAAATCAAGGCTCAGGCCTTGAGACACTCTACCCATTTCAAAAGgttcatgcatgtgtgtgtatttgctggACATTCTAGACTTTATTATGATTTAATCGGTCTCTGTAGACCAGCTGTCATTCATGCGAACGTCATTCTTTTCTCCCACGTGCCTCACAGGACCGTGTGCTTTATGCATGCACTGAATTATTTAATGAGCTAATTAAACTCGCCGCTATATTACCAGCCAGGGTATGGAATAACCCAACCAGTGGGTTTGAACGCATATAACCAAAGCTGTAGTACATTTTAAGCTCTATGTTCTTCTTCATGTCTATGTGCTTATTTTGAAGCCATCATGTAGTTAAGCATAGAGTTTACATTAAAGATGGATGCACCTTAAGTGCTTTAAATCTGCACTCCTTCATTTCAGCAGGGGGCGACTTCTATAGTTGGAAAAAGAAGTCTTCATTGAGCTAATATCTAAAacaaattaccatggttactcagacTTTTCCTCACAAACTTAGCTGGATCTCAGTTGTGAGCCTTATTCTAATCCCATTTTATAATTATAGCCAATGTAGTGTTAAAACACTGCCAATGCAGTTTCACTATTCGGACACAACGCTGAAGTTGCCATCCGATTCGCTAATCAaagggatgggcataaagggccatttcactgaatttttttgcattttgatcgcccaaaacaaggtttcacaaatcccagacaaggttttaatgaatctatagcctctttacaataattccatccagatttgagcagtgcaactattgtagtttccatacaggacttagtttagggtgatcagaatacaaaaaaagcagtaaaatggccctttatgcccatccctttgattcgcgaatcggatgccaacttcagcgtcgttaTTCGGACCTGGTTTTAACTTCACCAAAGTTTTAGACTATTTAATTAAAGTGTGATCATCAGAAAAATGATCTCTTTACACTGTGTGAGAAACAAATGATCTTAAATGAGAATGTGCACTCACAAGATAGAAAACGCGTGAGAGTAGATAATAAAACGGggttttgtgtatgtgtgttaaaGGCTGACGTACAGGAGATCAGTGGTAAGGCCTACATTGTGTTCGGGATCATTCTTTTCTTCTGGGAGCTGCTGCCCACCAGCCTGGTTGTGCTTTTCTTCAGAGTCCAGAAACCCCACCAAAACCTGGTATGTTGAGATCTGTTGCCAACTTTCCAAACAGCCTTAACGTGTGACGTGGTTTTAACTGGTCTGTATTTTTCAGGCTCCGGGGGGCATGATCAACAGCCACAGTTTCAGCTCCAGAGCTTATTTCTTTGACAACCCCCGGCGGTATGATAGTGATGATGACCTGTCTAGAAGCATCAATAGGACTGATCGGGCCAGGTGTGCACTCACAtacagtcttttattttattcaatattagtattactaagggcctgagcatttattctgtttttgagcaattgtttctaatacaaatgtattgaatcCCCTTATTTCAatctttaaatgctgttttctcaaaatcgttttttttgtatttttccagtactgtatcaatatctcagcctatggagcacctactaacaccaaactttccagttatacacttagcagtattctgaagatgtttaca from Odontesthes bonariensis isolate fOdoBon6 chromosome 11, fOdoBon6.hap1, whole genome shotgun sequence includes:
- the gpr137c gene encoding integral membrane protein GPR137C, which encodes MFSAGEELDSRLFTSLKESSGDAISPRLELSLTTIYTVLYSFLFVFVYLQLWLILHYGHKRFSYQSVFLFLCLLWAALRTTLFSFYFKNVVQANQLQPLAYWLLYCCPVCLQFFTLCLLNLYFTQVMFKAKAKYSPELTKYKVPLRLFFLCLGIFFLVVNLTCALLVQGALVHSEPPTDGEIRHAVLARVLINDSLFVLCAISLAVCIFKIAKMSSANVYLESKGTSVCQATAIGAVVILLYTSRACYNLVVVAMSPQDRPSPFNYGWYSVSDQADVQEISGKAYIVFGIILFFWELLPTSLVVLFFRVQKPHQNLAPGGMINSHSFSSRAYFFDNPRRYDSDDDLSRSINRTDRASLLSTTPQLAPSSWYGSIQRNGTLATGVASAQQPPPSTAPLLFAYGNIQSHHHHHHNYYSTPQNNNYPHHHHSNYYSTPQNYYCGSQMYFCTPQN